In one Zalophus californianus isolate mZalCal1 chromosome 10, mZalCal1.pri.v2, whole genome shotgun sequence genomic region, the following are encoded:
- the LOC113931975 gene encoding 60S ribosomal protein L31-like yields the protein MIGHLGFTFQNNAGPGRVAPAEKGGEKKKGRSAINEVVTREYTINIHKRIHGGGFKKRAPQALKETRKFAMKEMGTPDVRIDTWLNKAVWAKGIRNVPYRIRVRLSRKRNEDEDSPNKLYTLVTYVPVTTLKNLQTVNVDEN from the exons ATGATTGGACATTTGggatttacttttcaaaataatgCAG GGCCCGGCAGAGTGGCTCCCGCGGAGAAGGGTGGCGAGAAGAAGAAGGGCCGTTCTGCCATCAACGAGGTAGTGACCAGAGAATACACCATCAACATTCACAAGCGCATCCATGGAGGGGGTTTCAAGAAGCGTGCCCCTCAGGCACTCAAAGAGACCCGgaaatttgccatgaaggagatgggaactccAGATGTGCGCATTGACACCTGGCTCAACAAAGCTGtctgggccaaaggaataaggaatgttccATACCGTATCCGTGTGCGGTTGTCCAGAAAACGTAATGAGGATGAAGATTCACCAAACAAGCTCTACACACTGGTTACCTATGTACCTGTCACcactttaaaaaatctacagacagttaatgtggatgagaactaa